A DNA window from Planctomycetota bacterium contains the following coding sequences:
- a CDS encoding L-serine ammonia-lyase, iron-sulfur-dependent, subunit alpha: MRVEFLEQPLAGAGHPNAVEVELAAADGRTLSARANSVGGGAVEFVRLGGWPVCFTGDAWEVAVEAEPCAASEAVALLGADGALMGEAQCQEFRGLCLVWARRRERLAHEAQERLAATRGVRVVWACEPVFFVPAGEPGFASAAEMAAMSLQQGISLGQTALEYEARLLALPESAVLAEMGRRLDVMLDAVELGLTAPPAMRLLDASAGRVLRAEREGRLAAGGLHARAAARALAAMHVSSGGGVVCAAPTGGSAGVLPAVLATLMAELGVSRERAALALLAAGAIGVVVANRATFAAEVAGCQVEIGAAGAMAAAAVADAVGARADQAADAAAIAFQNTMGSVCDLVQGIVEIPCHTRNAAAAANAFLCADLILGGYENPIPLDETIDAVYASGCMLPAELRCTARGGLAAAPSARALEARGS; this comes from the coding sequence ATGCGGGTGGAGTTCTTGGAGCAGCCGCTGGCCGGCGCCGGCCACCCGAACGCCGTGGAGGTGGAATTGGCCGCCGCGGATGGCCGCACGCTCTCCGCTCGTGCCAACTCGGTGGGGGGAGGGGCCGTGGAGTTTGTGCGCCTGGGCGGCTGGCCTGTGTGCTTCACGGGGGATGCCTGGGAGGTCGCGGTCGAGGCGGAGCCGTGTGCGGCAAGCGAGGCCGTGGCACTGCTGGGCGCCGACGGGGCTTTGATGGGTGAGGCGCAATGCCAGGAGTTCCGAGGCCTGTGCCTGGTGTGGGCGCGGCGGCGGGAGCGGCTGGCGCACGAGGCGCAGGAGCGTCTGGCCGCGACGCGCGGCGTGCGGGTCGTGTGGGCGTGCGAGCCGGTGTTCTTTGTGCCGGCAGGCGAACCGGGCTTCGCATCGGCGGCCGAGATGGCCGCCATGAGCCTTCAGCAGGGCATCTCGCTTGGGCAGACTGCCCTCGAGTACGAGGCACGACTCCTCGCGCTGCCAGAGAGCGCGGTGCTGGCCGAGATGGGGCGCCGGCTGGACGTCATGCTGGACGCGGTCGAACTCGGTCTGACGGCGCCGCCCGCCATGCGCCTGCTCGACGCCAGCGCAGGCCGCGTGCTGCGTGCCGAGCGCGAGGGCCGGCTGGCCGCCGGCGGCCTGCACGCGCGAGCCGCTGCCCGCGCCTTGGCCGCCATGCACGTGAGCAGCGGCGGGGGCGTGGTGTGCGCCGCGCCCACGGGCGGCTCGGCCGGTGTTCTGCCCGCCGTGCTCGCCACGCTGATGGCGGAGCTGGGCGTCAGCCGCGAGCGGGCCGCGCTGGCCCTCCTCGCCGCAGGGGCGATCGGCGTGGTCGTGGCGAACCGGGCTACCTTCGCGGCCGAGGTGGCCGGCTGCCAGGTGGAGATCGGCGCGGCGGGCGCCATGGCCGCCGCGGCCGTGGCCGACGCCGTCGGCGCTCGAGCCGACCAGGCCGCTGACGCCGCCGCCATCGCATTCCAGAACACCATGGGCTCGGTGTGCGATCTCGTGCAGGGCATCGTCGAGATCCCCTGCCACACGCGCAACGCTGCCGCGGCAGCGAATGCGTTTCTGTGCGCAGACCTCATCCTTGGCGGGTACGAAAACCCAATCCCGCTGGACGAGACGATTGATGCTGTGTATGCTTCCGGGTGCATGCTTCCCGCCGAGTTGCGCTGCACGGCGCGCGGCGGCCTGGCAGCTGCGCCCTCGGCCCGCGCGCTCGAGGCGCGGGGTTCCTGA
- a CDS encoding SBBP repeat-containing protein yields MRASRGHLPLTAERRSSRRSLTMEPLEPRVLLSASDTALQLFSASPALFAPNEGQWADEAVRFVHSSGGATVALTDSGPVFQLFSVGGASLPRDGGVNVAQFSVAFEGANLVTPVGKDPSQAVHNYYVGDPATWRTDVPTFETVAYLGLWDGIDLLTWGRRDGLKYEFHVAPGADPGQIRLRYTGIEGLSLDESGALHIATALGEVVDAAPVIYQVIGSQRVEVAGAFQLLDPSTCAFIITGPYDPQAELVIDPAIAWSSYLGGSDLDVGYGIAVDGGGDVFITGTTFSSNFPSGGGFDTSRSGTNDAFVTKVSAAGTLLWSTFLGGSDFEGGYEIAVDAAGDAVITGETYSSNFPTLNAFQDKRKGGFDAFVTKVSGAGTLLWSSYLGGGDDDAGWAIAVDNAGDAFITGRTASSGFPADGGFDDSYNGGTYDAFVTKVSSAGVLLWSSFLGGSNQDEGRRIAVDAAGNALLTGRTLSKNFPTPGGFDTSYGGGASFDAFVTKVSGAGALLWSSFLGGSKDDQGRGIAVDPSGNVFITGDTASSDFPTLGGFDTTRGGTTDAFLTKVSAGGALLWSSYLGGSKDDTGSSVVTDPFGNVIVAGNTLSSDFPTLAAFDTTRGGSQDAFVTKVTGAGTLLWSSYLGGSSDDWATDIAMDGSGNTFVAGYTASSDFPAVGGFDTSRGGTQDAFVTKIANSPPTLTTISTLAGGVEDADLAILYATLAAAANEADVDGDPLSFRVEAVSTGTLMKGGLPVVPGVTLLSAGESLVWHPDPNASGTLPAFTVKAWDGNAASATPVQVRVAVAPVADVPGFTDSLPSDPSAVLLGQLFAFDFNSTNEGVPGQVYSLVSGPAWLSISPTTGLLSGTPTQRTDIGSTLVTVRVDDGLGTTDDVTFQLDVQGQVIVLGAGLPVPVTKTRFTDATGDLVDVSVKGAGTFYLVRAVAPDGGAYSNDTPGDLVSIEADGTDAKSSFSVKVSSPVKAPSPDLPVGAIVINGSLGTFSGAQVRPLGDVTVAGGVSKLTLGNVAAPHVIAIGADPLIASASLVLGRVQDTTLTSATPLKSLSVIEWLDTDATPDVITAPWISSLAASGSKAAGGPVGDFEASLALSGLGATKEALGKASIAGSVVGGAWNVAGAVGSIAVRGNLTNCSLQADWLKSLKVTGTIDEDGSDGDTDVFRVLNGSFSASDVTWRGIIPPDHWFGGLRAYVG; encoded by the coding sequence GTGAGAGCATCCCGCGGCCACTTGCCGTTGACGGCTGAGCGTCGAAGTTCCCGTCGGTCCCTGACGATGGAGCCTCTCGAGCCGAGAGTGCTGCTCTCGGCGTCTGACACGGCGCTCCAGCTCTTCAGCGCTTCGCCGGCGCTGTTTGCGCCCAATGAGGGGCAGTGGGCGGATGAGGCGGTGCGCTTCGTCCACAGCAGCGGGGGCGCCACTGTGGCGCTGACCGACTCCGGGCCCGTCTTCCAGCTCTTCTCTGTGGGCGGGGCGTCCCTGCCCCGCGATGGCGGGGTGAACGTCGCCCAGTTCTCCGTCGCCTTCGAGGGGGCGAATCTGGTCACGCCCGTGGGCAAGGACCCCTCGCAGGCAGTCCACAACTACTACGTCGGCGACCCGGCGACCTGGCGCACCGACGTGCCGACGTTCGAGACCGTGGCCTACCTGGGCCTCTGGGACGGGATTGATCTGTTGACGTGGGGCCGCCGCGACGGGCTGAAGTATGAGTTCCACGTCGCGCCCGGCGCGGACCCCGGGCAGATTCGGCTGCGCTATACGGGCATCGAGGGCCTGTCCCTCGACGAGAGCGGCGCGCTGCACATCGCCACGGCGCTCGGCGAGGTGGTGGACGCCGCCCCCGTCATCTACCAGGTGATTGGCAGCCAGCGCGTCGAGGTCGCGGGCGCGTTCCAACTGCTGGACCCGAGCACCTGTGCATTCATCATCACCGGCCCCTACGACCCGCAGGCCGAGCTGGTGATTGACCCGGCGATCGCCTGGTCGAGCTACCTCGGCGGGTCGGACCTGGATGTGGGCTACGGGATCGCGGTGGATGGCGGGGGGGACGTCTTCATTACTGGCACCACGTTCTCCTCGAACTTTCCCTCGGGCGGGGGCTTCGACACCTCGCGGAGCGGCACCAATGATGCCTTCGTCACCAAGGTGAGCGCGGCCGGCACCCTCCTCTGGTCCACTTTCCTCGGGGGCTCCGACTTCGAGGGCGGCTACGAGATCGCCGTGGACGCGGCGGGCGACGCCGTCATCACGGGCGAGACGTACTCGAGCAACTTCCCCACGCTGAACGCGTTCCAGGACAAGCGGAAGGGCGGCTTCGATGCGTTCGTCACCAAGGTGAGCGGGGCGGGCACCCTGCTCTGGTCCAGCTACCTGGGCGGCGGCGACGACGATGCGGGCTGGGCGATCGCCGTGGACAACGCGGGCGACGCCTTCATCACGGGCCGCACGGCCTCGTCCGGCTTCCCCGCCGATGGCGGATTCGACGACAGCTACAACGGCGGCACCTACGACGCCTTCGTCACCAAGGTGAGCAGCGCGGGAGTCTTGCTGTGGTCCAGCTTCCTCGGCGGCTCGAACCAGGACGAGGGGCGTCGCATCGCGGTGGACGCGGCGGGCAATGCCTTGCTCACGGGCCGGACCCTCTCGAAGAACTTCCCCACCCCCGGGGGCTTCGACACCTCGTATGGCGGGGGCGCGAGCTTCGACGCCTTCGTCACCAAGGTGAGCGGCGCGGGGGCACTGCTCTGGTCCAGCTTCCTGGGAGGGTCCAAAGACGATCAGGGGCGGGGCATCGCCGTGGACCCCTCGGGCAACGTCTTCATCACCGGCGACACCGCCTCGTCGGACTTCCCCACGCTCGGCGGCTTCGACACCACGCGCGGCGGCACGACCGACGCCTTCCTCACCAAGGTGAGCGCCGGCGGAGCCCTGCTCTGGTCCTCCTACCTCGGCGGGTCCAAAGACGACACGGGCAGCAGCGTCGTCACCGACCCCTTCGGCAACGTGATCGTCGCGGGCAACACGCTGTCGTCGGACTTCCCGACGCTCGCTGCGTTCGACACCACGCGGGGTGGCTCCCAGGACGCCTTCGTAACCAAAGTCACCGGCGCGGGCACCCTGCTCTGGTCCTCCTACCTCGGCGGCTCGAGCGACGACTGGGCGACCGACATCGCGATGGACGGCTCGGGCAACACCTTTGTCGCCGGCTACACGGCGTCGTCGGATTTCCCGGCCGTGGGCGGCTTCGACACCTCGCGGGGCGGCACACAAGACGCCTTCGTGACGAAGATCGCCAACTCGCCCCCGACACTGACCACGATCAGCACCCTGGCCGGCGGCGTGGAGGATGCCGACTTGGCGATCCTCTATGCGACGCTGGCCGCGGCAGCCAACGAGGCCGATGTGGACGGCGATCCGTTGAGCTTCCGCGTCGAGGCCGTGAGCACCGGCACGCTGATGAAGGGCGGCCTGCCCGTCGTGCCCGGCGTCACGCTGCTGTCGGCAGGCGAGAGCCTTGTGTGGCATCCCGACCCGAACGCTAGCGGCACCCTGCCCGCGTTCACGGTGAAGGCGTGGGACGGCAACGCGGCCTCGGCGACCCCCGTGCAGGTACGCGTGGCCGTTGCGCCGGTGGCGGATGTGCCCGGCTTCACCGACTCGCTGCCGAGCGATCCCTCGGCCGTTCTTCTCGGGCAGCTCTTCGCCTTTGATTTCAACTCGACCAATGAGGGAGTGCCGGGACAAGTCTACAGCCTGGTCTCGGGCCCCGCCTGGCTGAGCATCAGCCCGACCACGGGGCTCCTGTCGGGCACGCCGACCCAGCGCACCGACATCGGCTCGACCCTCGTGACCGTGCGCGTGGACGACGGGCTGGGCACCACGGACGACGTCACCTTCCAGTTGGACGTCCAGGGCCAGGTCATCGTGCTCGGCGCCGGGCTGCCCGTGCCCGTGACCAAGACGAGATTCACCGATGCCACGGGCGACCTGGTGGATGTGAGCGTGAAGGGCGCCGGGACGTTCTACCTGGTGCGCGCCGTGGCGCCCGACGGCGGCGCCTACAGCAACGACACCCCGGGCGACCTCGTGTCCATCGAGGCCGACGGCACCGACGCCAAGTCGAGTTTCAGCGTCAAGGTGTCGTCACCCGTCAAAGCGCCGTCGCCCGACCTGCCGGTCGGCGCCATCGTCATCAACGGCTCGCTCGGCACTTTCAGCGGGGCGCAGGTCCGCCCGCTCGGCGATGTGACGGTCGCGGGCGGAGTGTCGAAGCTCACGCTCGGCAACGTGGCGGCTCCGCACGTGATCGCGATCGGCGCCGACCCGCTCATCGCCTCGGCCAGCCTCGTGCTGGGCCGGGTGCAGGACACCACCCTCACCTCGGCCACGCCGCTGAAGTCGTTGAGCGTCATCGAGTGGCTCGACACCGATGCGACGCCCGACGTGATCACCGCGCCCTGGATTTCCAGCCTGGCCGCGAGCGGCAGCAAGGCCGCTGGCGGGCCGGTGGGCGACTTCGAGGCGAGCCTCGCCCTCAGCGGCCTGGGGGCGACGAAGGAGGCGCTGGGCAAGGCGAGCATCGCCGGCTCGGTCGTCGGAGGAGCGTGGAATGTCGCCGGCGCCGTGGGCTCCATCGCAGTGCGCGGAAACCTCACCAACTGCTCGCTCCAGGCCGACTGGCTCAAGTCGCTCAAGGTCACCGGCACGATTGATGAGGACGGCTCGGACGGCGATACCGATGTCTTCCGCGTGCTCAACGGCAGCTTCTCGGCCTCGGACGTGACGTGGAGGGGCATCATCCCGCCCGACCACTGGTTCGGCGGCCTCCGCGCCTACGTCGGTTAG
- a CDS encoding RluA family pseudouridine synthase, whose translation MRPHDAGDDSADVLSAALPPRDIRLEVRGPLTIRRLDNFLSQRYGQLSRAQYQKLIKAGRVRVNGRPVHVSYRLNPGDVLDFQLPAQAPRVIPPREMPLAILYEDAHILAINKPPGIMCHPGKRLTDDTLASGLIYHIYGDAPGPRNPGIVHRLDYDTSGVMVVAKTPEAHVHLSQQFERRTVRKEYLALVRGALGRRFGQIAVPIGYHTGRYGLMSVAADAAQARPALSAYEVRERFAAHTLVSVVPKTGRRHQIRVHFESIGHPLIGEKHYRGGLSPDPLEEIMPRLALHAWKLSLTHPVSRRPLELTAELPGDFAAALAHLRATEPPMGP comes from the coding sequence ATGAGGCCCCACGACGCGGGGGACGACTCCGCCGATGTTCTCTCCGCCGCCTTGCCCCCGCGCGACATCCGCCTCGAGGTCCGCGGCCCTCTCACCATCCGCCGCCTCGACAACTTCCTGAGCCAGCGCTACGGGCAGCTCTCGCGCGCGCAGTACCAGAAGCTCATCAAGGCGGGCCGCGTGCGTGTCAACGGGCGCCCCGTGCACGTCAGCTACCGGCTGAACCCGGGCGATGTGCTGGACTTCCAGCTCCCGGCGCAGGCCCCGCGCGTGATCCCGCCCCGGGAAATGCCCTTGGCCATCCTCTACGAGGATGCGCACATCCTGGCCATCAATAAGCCGCCCGGCATCATGTGCCACCCGGGCAAGAGGCTCACCGACGACACCCTGGCCAGCGGCCTCATCTATCACATCTACGGGGACGCGCCCGGGCCGCGCAACCCCGGCATCGTGCACCGCCTCGACTACGACACGTCGGGCGTCATGGTCGTGGCCAAGACGCCCGAGGCGCACGTCCACCTGTCGCAGCAGTTTGAGCGGCGCACGGTCAGGAAGGAGTACCTGGCCCTCGTGCGCGGCGCCCTCGGGCGCCGTTTCGGCCAGATCGCGGTTCCCATCGGCTATCACACGGGGCGCTACGGGCTGATGTCGGTGGCCGCCGATGCGGCGCAGGCGCGTCCCGCCCTCTCGGCCTACGAGGTCCGCGAGCGCTTCGCCGCCCACACGCTGGTGAGCGTCGTGCCCAAGACGGGGCGGCGCCACCAGATTCGCGTGCACTTCGAGAGCATCGGCCACCCGTTGATAGGCGAGAAGCACTATCGCGGCGGCCTTTCGCCCGATCCGCTGGAGGAGATCATGCCTCGCCTCGCCCTGCACGCCTGGAAGCTCAGCCTGACCCACCCCGTCAGCCGCCGGCCCCTGGAACTCACCGCTGAGCTGCCCGGCGATTTCGCCGCCGCTCTGGCCCACCTGCGCGCCACCGAACCGCCGATGGGACCGTAG
- a CDS encoding acyl carrier protein, whose protein sequence is MPDPVHEKIASILTTTLDIAPEKLRPEADLRHDLGLDSFAAVELSFALDEAYGIKVADDDMASVKTVADLVEAVRRRLQGPAQAPATQ, encoded by the coding sequence ATGCCCGACCCGGTCCACGAGAAGATCGCATCCATCCTGACCACGACCCTGGACATTGCTCCCGAGAAGCTGCGCCCCGAGGCCGACCTGCGTCACGACCTCGGGCTCGACTCGTTTGCCGCGGTGGAGCTCTCGTTTGCTCTCGACGAGGCCTACGGCATCAAGGTGGCGGACGACGACATGGCCTCGGTGAAGACCGTCGCCGACCTGGTCGAGGCGGTCCGAAGAAGGCTCCAAGGCCCCGCGCAGGCGCCCGCCACGCAATGA